One Nitrospirota bacterium genomic window carries:
- the rsxE gene encoding electron transport complex subunit RsxE, whose protein sequence is MQSQQKSTNYWSLLLIGVFKENAIFRLAISLCPAIAVTTGLKTGTLMGIAVVFVTVMVNITVSAIRAFIHPKIRIPVFMLIISGWVTVADLSMAAFARDAYKQMGLYIQLIVAFASILTRAEVFASKRSVVPSFFDGIGSGVGFMFALICISFFRELLGKGALWGIDIIHAKPLLIMLLPTGGFIATGILMGFFNWIDIRFYGGKGAGGAGGH, encoded by the coding sequence ATGCAAAGCCAACAGAAGAGCACTAATTACTGGAGTCTGCTTTTAATCGGCGTTTTCAAAGAAAATGCCATATTCAGGCTTGCGATAAGCTTGTGCCCTGCAATAGCGGTTACGACGGGGTTAAAAACCGGTACGCTTATGGGCATAGCAGTTGTGTTTGTAACCGTAATGGTTAATATAACTGTCTCGGCTATCAGGGCGTTTATTCATCCTAAAATAAGAATACCGGTTTTTATGTTGATAATTTCAGGCTGGGTCACGGTGGCAGACCTTTCTATGGCAGCTTTTGCACGGGATGCTTACAAGCAGATGGGACTATACATACAGTTGATAGTTGCCTTTGCCTCGATTCTTACCAGGGCTGAGGTGTTTGCCAGCAAACGCAGTGTTGTACCGTCTTTTTTTGACGGTATAGGCAGTGGTGTTGGATTTATGTTTGCCTTGATTTGTATAAGTTTCTTCAGGGAACTCCTTGGCAAGGGGGCTCTTTGGGGAATTGATATAATCCATGCAAAACCGCTTTTAATAATGCTCCTGCCCACGGGCGGCTTTATAGCAACAGGTATTTTAATGGGATTTTTTAACTGGATAGATATTAGGTTCTATGGCGGAAAGGGAGCAGGGGGCGCTGGTGGTCATTAA
- a CDS encoding FMN-binding protein produces the protein MNTKEIIKITINLLIIYIVGGVLLAGVYAKTSPLIFQANEKEKKEALQRMMPEADKIEKLGDWHPHEKHAEYFVAKKDGKVLGYVVQAFGKGYSSYINILFSVGEDFVIKNMDILKQAETPGLGDEVSTESFKKQFPGKKLDTLKVVKEETKEYVQAITGATISSRAVTEDGVKKGLEFLQGALKGDGGHGDAKPTEEH, from the coding sequence ATGAATACAAAAGAAATAATAAAAATAACGATTAATCTACTGATAATCTACATAGTGGGCGGCGTCCTTCTTGCCGGAGTGTATGCCAAGACCTCGCCTCTGATATTTCAGGCAAATGAAAAAGAGAAAAAAGAAGCCCTCCAACGGATGATGCCTGAGGCCGATAAAATTGAGAAACTTGGCGATTGGCATCCGCATGAAAAACACGCTGAATACTTTGTAGCTAAAAAAGATGGAAAAGTGCTTGGCTACGTTGTTCAGGCATTTGGTAAAGGGTATTCAAGCTACATAAACATTTTGTTTTCAGTTGGAGAGGATTTCGTTATAAAAAATATGGACATACTTAAGCAAGCTGAAACACCAGGCCTTGGTGATGAGGTAAGTACTGAGTCGTTTAAGAAGCAATTTCCCGGTAAGAAATTAGATACATTAAAGGTAGTTAAAGAGGAAACCAAAGAATACGTACAGGCAATAACGGGAGCAACCATATCATCCAGGGCAGTAACAGAGGATGGGGTTAAAAAAGGCCTTGAGTTTTTGCAGGGAGCTCTCAAAGGAGACGGCGGTCATGGAGATGCAAAGCCAACAGAAGAGCACTAA
- a CDS encoding RnfABCDGE type electron transport complex subunit D, whose translation MEAGKENKLIVSVSPHIKSSESVDKIMWTVTATLLPTFVMGVYYFGPKAVIVTLLCIIGSLLSEYFVQKLAGKDISLKDGSAVLTGLLLGMNMPSTLPFYIPLLSSFVAVAITKQLFGGLGYNVFNPALMGRAFALITWPRAMTTWAQPIANFTGMDAKTTATPLGILKEQGLDKLLEVFGSKMHLYSELLLGHRAGSLGETSVIAILIGAAFLLLRGYITLRIPAAFLASVAAGAWVFGGKQGIFTGDPLVHVLSGGLMLGAFYMATDYVTCPTTKKGQMLFGAGCGLLTILIRLKAGYPEGVMFSILIMNCFTPLIDRGFRTEVFGAKKKA comes from the coding sequence ATGGAAGCTGGTAAAGAAAATAAATTAATAGTATCTGTGAGCCCTCACATTAAAAGTAGTGAGAGCGTCGATAAGATCATGTGGACGGTTACGGCAACACTTTTGCCGACATTTGTCATGGGTGTGTATTATTTTGGACCAAAGGCTGTTATTGTAACGCTCCTGTGTATAATCGGTTCACTACTGAGTGAGTATTTTGTCCAAAAACTTGCAGGTAAGGACATATCGTTAAAAGACGGCAGCGCAGTGCTGACAGGTCTCCTTTTAGGAATGAATATGCCCTCAACTCTGCCGTTTTACATACCGCTTCTGAGTTCCTTTGTTGCCGTTGCAATAACTAAGCAGTTGTTTGGAGGGCTTGGCTATAATGTTTTTAATCCGGCTCTTATGGGACGCGCTTTTGCGTTGATTACATGGCCGCGGGCAATGACCACATGGGCACAGCCGATAGCTAATTTTACTGGAATGGACGCTAAGACCACAGCCACTCCTCTGGGGATTCTTAAAGAGCAGGGGCTGGATAAACTATTAGAGGTATTTGGCAGCAAGATGCACCTGTATTCGGAGCTTTTATTAGGCCACAGGGCTGGGTCTCTCGGTGAGACCTCGGTGATAGCGATACTCATAGGTGCAGCGTTTTTACTCCTGAGAGGGTACATTACACTAAGAATACCGGCGGCTTTTTTAGCATCGGTAGCGGCAGGAGCCTGGGTGTTTGGCGGAAAACAGGGGATATTTACTGGTGACCCATTGGTGCATGTTCTTAGCGGAGGCCTTATGCTTGGCGCTTTTTATATGGCAACGGATTATGTCACCTGTCCAACCACTAAGAAGGGGCAAATGCTCTTTGGCGCTGGATGCGGTTTGCTTACTATTTTAATCAGGCTTAAGGCGGGATACCCGGAGGGTGTTATGTTTTCAATCCTAATTATGAATTGTTTCACTCCTCTTATTGACAGGGGTTTTCGTACAGAAGTATTCGGAGCAAAGAAGAAGGCTTAA
- the rsxC gene encoding electron transport complex subunit RsxC — MSFTTFPLGGIHPPERKELASAVSIEVMPQPQRVVIPLSQHIGAPCKASVEVGQEVKAGEVIGTPEGFVSAPVHASITGKVTAFTSVLMPIGRMVQAVVVERAANRPDEAWQPAEDDKDYLKRSPDELKGRIKAAGIVGMGGATFPTHVKISPPKEKPIDAVIINGAECEPYLTADHRVMLEYPESVIEGLKILMAILGVTKGYVGIESNKPDAITKMLEAAKGSNIEVRTLQIKYPQGAEKMLIKSILSREVPAGGLPMDVGVVVQNVGTANAVYEACRYGKPLIERVVSVTGGGIKSPKNLKVKVGTPVSQLIETCGGLKPTAGKIISGGPMMGFAFYDLNTPVIKGTSGIVVLEQKDATGSDKFYNCIRCGRCVDACPMGLMPLMLSLFSEKGHYADAKDYHLFDCFECGSCTYVCPAKRPIVQQIKLAKTQVKP; from the coding sequence TTGAGTTTTACGACGTTCCCGCTTGGTGGCATACATCCACCTGAGCGTAAAGAGTTGGCATCGGCGGTATCCATAGAAGTAATGCCCCAACCGCAGAGGGTTGTGATACCCCTAAGCCAGCACATAGGGGCACCGTGTAAGGCCTCCGTTGAAGTTGGGCAGGAGGTTAAAGCCGGAGAGGTAATTGGAACCCCTGAGGGTTTTGTTTCAGCACCGGTTCATGCCTCGATAACCGGTAAAGTTACCGCATTTACATCTGTGTTGATGCCAATTGGCCGGATGGTTCAAGCAGTTGTGGTAGAAAGAGCCGCAAACCGCCCTGATGAAGCGTGGCAGCCCGCCGAGGACGATAAGGATTACCTTAAGCGCTCGCCGGATGAGCTGAAAGGAAGAATAAAAGCAGCCGGTATCGTTGGAATGGGCGGTGCTACATTCCCAACGCACGTAAAAATAAGTCCGCCAAAAGAAAAACCCATTGATGCCGTCATTATTAACGGCGCCGAGTGTGAGCCGTATCTTACTGCCGATCACAGGGTCATGCTGGAGTACCCGGAGTCTGTCATAGAGGGTCTTAAGATTTTAATGGCAATCCTTGGCGTTACCAAAGGTTATGTAGGAATTGAATCTAACAAACCCGATGCCATCACTAAAATGCTTGAAGCGGCAAAGGGCTCAAACATAGAGGTACGGACTCTGCAAATTAAGTATCCGCAGGGTGCCGAGAAAATGCTCATTAAATCCATATTAAGCAGAGAGGTACCGGCTGGAGGGCTGCCGATGGATGTCGGCGTTGTTGTCCAGAATGTGGGAACAGCTAATGCCGTCTATGAAGCATGCAGATACGGTAAGCCATTGATTGAAAGGGTCGTGAGTGTTACTGGCGGAGGGATTAAGTCACCTAAGAATTTGAAAGTTAAGGTGGGTACTCCGGTTTCACAGTTGATAGAGACATGTGGCGGGCTTAAACCAACTGCTGGCAAGATTATATCTGGGGGACCTATGATGGGTTTTGCCTTTTACGACCTTAACACGCCGGTAATTAAGGGAACCTCTGGCATTGTCGTGCTTGAACAAAAGGATGCCACAGGGAGCGATAAATTTTATAACTGCATTCGCTGTGGCAGATGTGTTGATGCCTGCCCGATGGGGCTAATGCCTCTGATGTTAAGTCTGTTTTCGGAAAAAGGGCATTATGCTGACGCTAAGGACTATCACCTGTTCGATTGCTTTGAATGCGGCTCTTGTACGTATGTGTGCCCGGCTAAAAGACCAATAGTTCAGCAGATAAAACTTGCTAAGACACAGGTTAAACCTTAA
- a CDS encoding MBOAT family protein — translation MLFNSLQFLVFFPVVTLLYFTLPQKYRNLMLLAASTIFYMAFVPAYIFILASLIAIDFTCGILIENSPVQKKRRYLILSIAATSLMLFVFKYFNFFVNNVSFVTHLFHVDCSPPLLNILLPLGLSFHTFQSLSYIIEVYRGNQKAERNLLIYALYVMFYPQLVAGPIERPQNLLKQFYEKHTIDYVRITNGLKLMTYGLFKKVVVADRLAAFVDKAYLSPQQYAGVPMIIATVFFGVQIYCDFSGYTDIARGSAEVMGFRLKHNFRQPYLSESISDFWKRWHISLTSWFKDYVYVPLGGSKVSDIRHYFNVFLVFLVSGLWHGANWNFIVWGVLNAFYYIFASLTINFRKKIVTLSGIYKAEFFYRLIRVLTTFSLITFSWIFFRAKNISEAFLIIRGLFVNIQNIVDSSYLTSVINEIGISVTNVVIAVLSIVFVTGVDIVQRHHDIRELFSKRKPVLRWSVYYAAVLSIVFLGVFTKRHFIYFSF, via the coding sequence TTGCTTTTTAACTCGTTGCAGTTTCTTGTGTTTTTCCCTGTTGTTACGCTTTTGTATTTCACTCTCCCTCAAAAATACAGAAATCTTATGCTTTTGGCGGCTAGCACAATATTTTATATGGCCTTTGTTCCGGCATACATATTCATACTTGCATCTCTTATCGCTATAGATTTCACCTGCGGGATACTTATAGAAAATTCACCTGTTCAGAAAAAAAGAAGATACCTTATACTAAGCATTGCCGCAACAAGCCTTATGCTGTTTGTATTTAAATATTTCAATTTTTTTGTTAATAACGTATCCTTTGTAACTCATCTGTTTCATGTTGACTGCTCACCTCCGCTTTTAAACATACTGCTGCCACTGGGGCTGTCTTTTCACACGTTTCAGTCATTAAGCTACATAATTGAGGTGTATAGAGGAAATCAAAAAGCTGAAAGGAATCTGCTTATATATGCTCTGTACGTGATGTTTTATCCACAACTGGTAGCAGGCCCAATTGAAAGACCTCAGAATCTCCTGAAACAATTCTATGAAAAGCACACAATAGACTATGTAAGAATCACCAATGGCCTCAAGTTAATGACTTATGGTTTATTTAAAAAAGTTGTTGTGGCTGACAGGCTTGCCGCATTTGTTGACAAAGCTTACCTGTCCCCTCAGCAATATGCCGGAGTGCCTATGATTATTGCCACGGTTTTTTTCGGGGTTCAAATATATTGTGATTTTTCAGGCTATACGGACATAGCGAGAGGCTCGGCAGAGGTAATGGGGTTCAGGCTTAAACACAATTTCAGGCAGCCTTATTTATCGGAATCAATATCTGATTTCTGGAAAAGGTGGCACATCTCACTTACAAGCTGGTTTAAGGACTATGTTTACGTACCTCTTGGAGGCAGCAAAGTGTCAGATATCAGACATTATTTTAATGTGTTTTTGGTATTTCTGGTAAGTGGGCTTTGGCACGGTGCTAACTGGAATTTTATTGTCTGGGGCGTCTTAAACGCTTTCTACTATATTTTTGCATCCCTTACTATTAATTTCAGAAAGAAAATTGTAACTCTCTCCGGTATTTATAAGGCAGAATTTTTTTATCGTTTGATAAGGGTTTTGACAACATTTTCTCTTATAACTTTTTCATGGATATTTTTCAGGGCTAAGAATATATCGGAGGCTTTTCTTATCATCAGGGGGCTTTTTGTTAACATACAAAACATTGTTGATAGCAGCTATTTAACAAGTGTTATCAATGAGATTGGTATTAGTGTAACCAATGTGGTTATTGCTGTGCTTTCTATAGTTTTTGTGACAGGAGTTGACATTGTGCAAAGACATCACGATATAAGAGAGCTGTTTTCAAAGCGGAAACCTGTCCTCAGATGGTCAGTGTATTACGCTGCTGTCTTAAGCATTGTTTTTCTCGGGGTTTTTACAAAACGGCATTTTATTTATTTCTCATTTTAG
- the glnE gene encoding bifunctional [glutamate--ammonia ligase]-adenylyl-L-tyrosine phosphorylase/[glutamate--ammonia-ligase] adenylyltransferase: protein MLNINELSLTTPDPKRAHGNLKAFFKEHPHVTESLSDEELLSTAMVFSYSQFLSVYALKEPESLVFSLKNAACDVTREYLLSEMAGFFPDMEINARLRKFKKWYLLLITLRNVTNRTGTIASMKELSALADVLTETALKVVKENLIKQHGEPESDAFSVLALGKLGANELNYSSDVDFICVYGTADGYTDGVLNISGIKANRISNHEFYSKVVEGLSKALNQNTADGFVYRVDLRLRPQGSRGALAMSLGAYEQYYESWGREWERLALIRARHVAGDFALSADFFEMALPFVYRKYIDIRSFDEIKKLKNKIDFTFDEKDIKKGYGGIREIEFFTQALQLVYGGQSPILRERGLLVALHKLTQKNLIGYDDYSILCNNYLYLRKLEHCIQMLDDLQCHSLPTDREQLEALARKMGYVGTREFLDTLKNNRYQVRQIYDSLFGTAQKAVSDEDSATQTVFNKHKAGKLIDELTDMQIQNPEHINHSIAKIRETMSSFQTLQSRKLQDAIMPVFAELSLQSANPEMAFSNLRRFSEILVATPPYLELFNSNRWLINTLVEIFAVSPYLTSIVIGDRKYLDMLSSGTELTKPLSVMVRELSDMVKNTSSVSEAVSAFKKMEELRIGIMYMRGKKTPGSTLKELSRVADAVMGAVVRSAAAELNLCVAGFGKFGGRELTFGSDLDIVFIADDAQDERINAASQKILRTLTAYTKEGYTYKVDTRLRAEGSKGQLVNTINGLKDYYLNKARFWELQALVKARPITGDSNLRREFLNMKWEVIPLRGAVISAVEIISMREKIRRELLKPDEGLNIKLHSGGIEDIEFLSQYLVLKNSSKEPSIIVPGTVMALKRLTRHGFLSHVETIKLIGNYLLYRELETVLRLRGEKALGEDTAALQAISAVLGFVDLLDFKNSLNRALLETSEICNRYMGG, encoded by the coding sequence ATGTTAAACATTAACGAATTATCATTAACCACGCCTGATCCAAAACGGGCGCATGGAAATTTAAAAGCGTTTTTTAAGGAACATCCTCATGTAACAGAATCACTTTCCGATGAAGAGTTACTTAGTACTGCGATGGTCTTTAGTTACAGCCAGTTTCTTTCCGTGTATGCGCTAAAAGAGCCTGAGTCTTTGGTATTTTCTTTGAAAAATGCGGCATGTGATGTAACCAGAGAATATCTGCTGTCGGAGATGGCAGGATTTTTCCCTGACATGGAGATAAATGCAAGGCTTAGAAAATTTAAAAAATGGTATCTACTTTTGATAACGCTCCGCAATGTGACAAACAGAACCGGCACGATAGCCTCTATGAAAGAGTTAAGTGCACTGGCCGATGTGCTTACAGAGACTGCCTTAAAAGTGGTTAAAGAAAATCTGATAAAGCAGCATGGAGAGCCGGAGTCTGATGCGTTTTCAGTGCTTGCTTTGGGAAAACTTGGTGCAAATGAGCTTAATTATAGCTCCGATGTGGATTTTATCTGTGTCTATGGTACAGCCGATGGGTACACTGACGGTGTATTAAATATAAGCGGTATCAAGGCAAACCGGATCAGCAATCATGAGTTTTACAGTAAAGTCGTAGAAGGACTTAGTAAAGCCCTAAATCAAAACACGGCAGACGGGTTTGTATATCGTGTTGACTTGCGGCTGCGGCCACAAGGCAGCAGAGGGGCGCTTGCAATGTCACTGGGCGCATATGAGCAGTACTATGAGTCATGGGGCAGAGAGTGGGAGCGGCTGGCTCTTATCAGGGCAAGGCATGTTGCGGGGGATTTTGCTCTTAGCGCTGATTTTTTTGAAATGGCGCTTCCTTTTGTCTATCGAAAATACATTGATATACGCTCATTTGATGAAATTAAAAAACTCAAAAACAAGATTGACTTCACCTTTGACGAAAAAGACATAAAGAAAGGATATGGAGGCATCCGTGAAATAGAGTTCTTTACACAAGCGCTTCAACTTGTCTATGGCGGACAGTCTCCGATTTTAAGGGAAAGAGGACTTCTCGTTGCTCTTCATAAGTTGACTCAAAAAAACCTGATTGGATATGATGATTACTCAATTTTATGCAATAACTACCTGTATCTGAGAAAACTGGAGCATTGTATTCAGATGTTAGATGATCTTCAGTGCCATTCACTTCCAACCGATAGAGAGCAGCTTGAGGCTTTAGCACGGAAGATGGGATACGTTGGTACAAGAGAATTTCTGGACACACTCAAAAACAATAGGTATCAAGTGCGGCAGATTTACGATTCTCTGTTTGGGACAGCCCAAAAGGCTGTGTCAGATGAGGATTCTGCCACACAGACAGTATTTAACAAACACAAAGCCGGAAAACTTATTGATGAACTAACAGATATGCAAATCCAAAACCCGGAACATATAAACCACAGTATTGCTAAGATACGAGAGACGATGAGTTCCTTTCAAACGCTTCAAAGCAGAAAACTTCAGGACGCTATAATGCCGGTCTTTGCAGAGCTGTCGTTACAATCAGCCAATCCTGAGATGGCATTTAGCAATCTCAGGAGATTTTCAGAAATCCTTGTAGCAACACCGCCGTATCTTGAACTTTTTAATTCAAACCGGTGGCTAATTAATACTCTGGTAGAGATTTTTGCAGTGAGCCCGTATCTGACATCTATTGTAATTGGTGACAGAAAATATCTGGATATGCTTTCATCCGGCACGGAGTTAACAAAACCACTGTCGGTTATGGTTAGGGAGCTATCAGATATGGTTAAGAATACGAGTTCTGTGTCAGAGGCAGTGTCTGCATTTAAGAAAATGGAGGAGCTCCGTATTGGAATTATGTACATGCGAGGAAAGAAAACTCCCGGCAGTACACTTAAGGAACTTAGCCGGGTGGCTGATGCTGTAATGGGAGCAGTTGTAAGAAGCGCTGCGGCTGAGCTAAATCTATGTGTTGCAGGGTTTGGTAAATTTGGCGGCAGGGAACTAACCTTTGGCTCTGACTTAGACATCGTGTTTATAGCAGATGATGCTCAGGATGAACGGATAAATGCGGCATCTCAAAAAATCCTGCGCACACTTACAGCCTATACAAAAGAGGGTTACACTTACAAGGTTGACACAAGGCTGAGAGCAGAGGGTTCAAAGGGACAGCTTGTAAATACTATAAACGGCCTAAAGGACTACTACCTCAATAAGGCGCGTTTTTGGGAGTTACAAGCCCTTGTGAAGGCTCGTCCAATTACTGGAGACTCTAATTTAAGAAGAGAATTTCTAAACATGAAATGGGAGGTTATCCCTCTGCGAGGAGCAGTGATTAGTGCTGTTGAGATAATATCAATGCGGGAGAAAATCAGACGGGAGCTGTTAAAGCCCGATGAGGGGCTTAACATAAAACTTCACAGTGGCGGTATTGAGGACATTGAGTTTCTGAGCCAGTATCTTGTGCTTAAAAACTCATCTAAAGAGCCGTCAATTATAGTGCCGGGGACGGTTATGGCATTAAAAAGGTTAACCCGTCACGGTTTTTTATCTCATGTGGAAACAATAAAGCTAATAGGAAATTACCTTCTATACAGAGAGCTTGAGACGGTTTTGCGGTTGCGTGGCGAAAAAGCGCTTGGGGAAGACACAGCAGCACTGCAGGCAATTTCAGCTGTGCTGGGATTTGTGGATCTTTTGGATTTCAAAAATTCCTTAAATCGAGCGCTTCTTGAAACCTCTGAAATATGCAACAGATACATGGGAGGTTAA
- a CDS encoding ABC transporter permease, producing MKRIGFNVLTISGGVVVVFLTLAAIFAPLICPYNPEAIDRYHILSAPDMSHLLGTDDLGRDVLSRMLYGARISLSVGFVSVGLATLTGIAAGAAAGFYGSFVDRVIMRFVDIMLAIPTFFLILAVIAFLDSTIWNIMAVIGLTSWMGVARLVRAEFLSLKSREFVLSAKSIGASDLRLIIKHMLPNALAPVIVSAVLGIAGAILVESALSFLGIGVQPPTPSWGNILSAGKDNLEIAWWLSVFPGMAILITVLGYNLLGEGLRDVLDPRLWDGQR from the coding sequence ATAAAACGAATCGGTTTCAATGTGCTTACCATATCAGGGGGTGTGGTGGTTGTCTTTCTGACACTGGCGGCTATATTTGCTCCCCTTATATGTCCGTATAATCCTGAGGCGATTGACAGATACCACATCCTGTCTGCTCCGGATATGTCTCATCTTCTTGGCACTGACGATCTTGGCCGTGATGTGTTAAGCAGGATGCTCTATGGCGCCCGGATTTCACTTTCTGTGGGGTTTGTCTCTGTGGGATTAGCCACCTTAACTGGGATAGCGGCAGGTGCGGCAGCCGGATTTTATGGCTCTTTTGTTGACAGGGTAATAATGCGTTTTGTGGATATTATGCTTGCAATCCCTACGTTTTTTTTGATTTTAGCGGTAATTGCCTTTCTTGATTCAACTATATGGAATATAATGGCTGTGATAGGGTTAACGTCGTGGATGGGTGTGGCGCGGCTGGTGAGGGCGGAGTTTTTGTCGCTAAAGAGCCGGGAATTTGTTCTTTCTGCTAAGAGCATAGGAGCGTCTGACCTCAGACTGATAATTAAACACATGTTGCCCAATGCCCTTGCCCCTGTCATTGTCTCAGCGGTGCTTGGCATAGCAGGGGCCATTCTTGTTGAATCTGCCCTTAGCTTTCTTGGTATCGGCGTACAGCCTCCAACTCCAAGCTGGGGTAATATTCTCTCTGCCGGTAAGGATAACCTTGAAATAGCGTGGTGGCTTTCTGTGTTTCCGGGAATGGCTATTTTAATTACCGTTTTAGGATATAACCTGCTTGGCGAGGGTCTGCGTGATGTGCTTGACCCCAGACTGTGGGACGGTCAGAGGTAA